Proteins encoded by one window of Lates calcarifer isolate ASB-BC8 linkage group LG5, TLL_Latcal_v3, whole genome shotgun sequence:
- the LOC108875784 gene encoding CD209 antigen-like protein C, whose amino-acid sequence MDNRYKPDASARIRKLYRLAGVSLGLLFILQAALNISLRLTFHAKTSDSETMIKNLTEESDEMKRKLNISDARTAHFKAMIKNLTEEREELKRKLNIFDNYIQQRWVYFKHSFYYISSTTKSWPNSRNDCLQRGADLVIINSKEEQEFMRRFKQRTWIGLTDRETEGTWRWVDGTLLSTSYWDTGEPNNHNNEDCGEIKLYDKENSWNDESCALQNLWICEKMIN is encoded by the exons ATGGATAACAGATACAAACCTGATGCTTCAGCCAGGA TCAGAAAACTCTACAGACTGGCTGGTGTGAGCCTTGGACTCCTGTTTATCCTACAGGCTGCTTTGAACATTTCCCTGCGTCTTACTTTCC ATGCAAAGACGTCAGATTCTGAGACCATGATCAAAAACCTGACTGAAGAGAGCgatgagatgaagaggaagcTGAATATTTCTG ATGCAAGGACAGCACATTTTAAGGCCATGATCAAAAAcctgactgaagagagagaggagctgaagaggaagctgaatatttttg aTAACTACATCCAGCAAAGATGGGTGTATTTCAAACACAGTTTCTACTACATTTCTTCTACAACAAAATCTTGGCCAAACAGTAGAAATGACTGCCTGCAAAGAGGTGCAGACCTGGTGATTATCAACAGCAAagaggaacag GAATTCATGAGACGATTCAAACAGCGCACATGGAttggactgactgacagagagacagaggggacgTGGAGATGGGTGGATGGGACTTTGCTGAGCACAAG CTACTGGGACACTGGGGAGCCCAACAATCACAACAATGAAGACTGTGGAGAAATAAAGCTCTATGACAAGGAAAACAGCTGGAATGATGAATCATGTGCGTTACAAAACCTCTGGATCTGtgaaaaaatgattaattga
- the LOC108875778 gene encoding CD209 antigen-like protein C isoform X3, translating into MDNRYKPDASARMRKLYRLAGVSLGLLFILQAALNISLRLTFHAKTSDFEAMIKNLTEERDELKRKLNIFDNYIQQRWVYFKHSFYYISSTTKSWPNSRNDCLQRGADLVIINSKEEQEFMRRLEGRTWIGLTDRETEGTWRWVDGTFLSTSYWITGEPNSYEDKNEDCVEIRNPESEDSWNDAPCTYEKLWICEKTVAF; encoded by the exons ATGGATAACAGATACAAACCTGATGCTTCAGCCAGGA tgagaaaactcTACAGACTGGCTGGTGTGAGCCTTGGACTCCTGTTTATCCTACAGGCTGCTTTGAACATTTCCCTGCGTCTTACTTTCC ATGCAAAGACGTCAGATTTTGAGGCCATGATCAAAAAcctgactgaagagagagatgagctgAAGAGGAAGCTAAATATTTTTG aTAACTACATCCAGCAAAGATGGGTGTATTTCAAACACAGTTTCTACTACATTTCTTCTACAACAAAATCTTGGCCAAACAGTAGAAATGACTGCCTGCAAAGAGGTGCAGACCTGGTGATTATCAACAGCAAagaggaacag GAATTCATGAGACGACTGGAAGGGCGCACATGGAttggactgactgacagagagacagaggggacgTGGAGATGGGTGGATGGGACTTTCCTGAGCACAAG TTACTGGATCACTGGGGAGCCCAACTCCTATGAAGACAAAAATGAAGACTGTGTGGAAATAAGGAACCCTGAAAGTGAAGACAGCTGGAATGATGCACCATGTACATACGAAAAATTATGGATCTGTGAAAAGACGGTGGCCTTTTAA
- the LOC108875778 gene encoding CD209 antigen-like protein C isoform X1: protein MDNRYKPDASARMRKLYRLAGVSLGLLFILQAALNISLRLTFHVTTPDFKGIIKNLTEEREELKRELNISDAKTSDFEAMIKNLTEERDELKRKLNIFDNYIQQRWVYFKHSFYYISSTTKSWPNSRNDCLQRGADLVIINSKEEQEFMRRLEGRTWIGLTDRETEGTWRWVDGTFLSTSYWITGEPNSYEDKNEDCVEIRNPESEDSWNDAPCTYEKLWICEKTVAF, encoded by the exons ATGGATAACAGATACAAACCTGATGCTTCAGCCAGGA tgagaaaactcTACAGACTGGCTGGTGTGAGCCTTGGACTCCTGTTTATCCTACAGGCTGCTTTGAACATTTCCCTGCGTCTTACTTTCC ATGTAACGACGCCAGATTTTAAGGGCATAATCAAAAAtctgactgaagagagagaggagttgaAGAGGGAGCTAAATATTTCTG ATGCAAAGACGTCAGATTTTGAGGCCATGATCAAAAAcctgactgaagagagagatgagctgAAGAGGAAGCTAAATATTTTTG aTAACTACATCCAGCAAAGATGGGTGTATTTCAAACACAGTTTCTACTACATTTCTTCTACAACAAAATCTTGGCCAAACAGTAGAAATGACTGCCTGCAAAGAGGTGCAGACCTGGTGATTATCAACAGCAAagaggaacag GAATTCATGAGACGACTGGAAGGGCGCACATGGAttggactgactgacagagagacagaggggacgTGGAGATGGGTGGATGGGACTTTCCTGAGCACAAG TTACTGGATCACTGGGGAGCCCAACTCCTATGAAGACAAAAATGAAGACTGTGTGGAAATAAGGAACCCTGAAAGTGAAGACAGCTGGAATGATGCACCATGTACATACGAAAAATTATGGATCTGTGAAAAGACGGTGGCCTTTTAA
- the LOC108875778 gene encoding CD209 antigen-like protein C isoform X2, with translation MRKLYRLAGVSLGLLFILQAALNISLRLTFHVTTPDFKGIIKNLTEEREELKRELNISDAKTSDFEAMIKNLTEERDELKRKLNIFDNYIQQRWVYFKHSFYYISSTTKSWPNSRNDCLQRGADLVIINSKEEQEFMRRLEGRTWIGLTDRETEGTWRWVDGTFLSTSYWITGEPNSYEDKNEDCVEIRNPESEDSWNDAPCTYEKLWICEKTVAF, from the exons A tgagaaaactcTACAGACTGGCTGGTGTGAGCCTTGGACTCCTGTTTATCCTACAGGCTGCTTTGAACATTTCCCTGCGTCTTACTTTCC ATGTAACGACGCCAGATTTTAAGGGCATAATCAAAAAtctgactgaagagagagaggagttgaAGAGGGAGCTAAATATTTCTG ATGCAAAGACGTCAGATTTTGAGGCCATGATCAAAAAcctgactgaagagagagatgagctgAAGAGGAAGCTAAATATTTTTG aTAACTACATCCAGCAAAGATGGGTGTATTTCAAACACAGTTTCTACTACATTTCTTCTACAACAAAATCTTGGCCAAACAGTAGAAATGACTGCCTGCAAAGAGGTGCAGACCTGGTGATTATCAACAGCAAagaggaacag GAATTCATGAGACGACTGGAAGGGCGCACATGGAttggactgactgacagagagacagaggggacgTGGAGATGGGTGGATGGGACTTTCCTGAGCACAAG TTACTGGATCACTGGGGAGCCCAACTCCTATGAAGACAAAAATGAAGACTGTGTGGAAATAAGGAACCCTGAAAGTGAAGACAGCTGGAATGATGCACCATGTACATACGAAAAATTATGGATCTGTGAAAAGACGGTGGCCTTTTAA